The genomic DNA CCTGCCGGGGATGAACGTGTCGGTGCCGGCGCTCAGTGAGAAGGACATCGAGGATCTGGAGTTCGCGCTCGGGTTGGGTGTGGATTTCATTGCGCTGTCGTTCGTGCGGTCGCCGGCGGATATCGAGCGGGTGCATGCGGTGATGGACCGGGTGGGTCGGCGGATTCCGGTGATCGCGAAGTTGGAGAAGCCGGAGGCGATCGAGAATCTGGAGGCGGTGATTCTGGCGTTCGATGCGGTGATGGTCGCGCGTGGTGATCTGGGCGTGGAGTTGCCGCTGGAGGAGGTGCCGCTGGTGCAGAAGCGGGCGATTCAGATCGCGCGGGAGAACGCCAAGCCGGTGATCGTGGCGACGCAGATGTTGGAGTCGATGATCGAGAACAGCCGTCCGACGCGGGCGGAGGCCTCGGATGTGGCGAATGCGGTGCTCGACGGTGCGGACGCGGTGATGCTCTCGGGTGAGGTGTCGGTGGGCAAGTACCCGATCGAGACGGTGCGCACGATGGGCAAGATCGTGCAGGCCGTCGAGAACGTCGACGACGGAGCGCCGTCCATTCCTCCCCTCAATCACGTGCCGCGCACCAGGCCGGGCGTCTTGTCGTACGCGGCCCGCGATATCGGGGAGCGGCTCAACGCCAAGGCCCTCGTCGCGTTCACCCAGTCCGGTGACACGGTGCGCCGGCTGGCGCGCCTGCACACGCGGCTGCCGCTGCTGGCGTTCACGCCGCTGCCCGAGGTCCGCAGCCAGCTCGCCCTGTCCTGGGGTACGGAGACCTTCCTCGTCGACGGTGCCGACAGCACCGACGCGATGATCCGGCAGGTCGACCACTCGCTCGAGGGCATCGGTGACTATTCCCGCGGGGATCAGGTCGTGATCGTCGCCGGCGCGCCCCCCGGGACCGTCGGTTCCACCAACCTCGTCCACGTGCACCGCATCGGCGAAGACGACCACTGAGGGCCCACGGCCCCAACGACATCGAAACCCAATCGGATGCCGAGCATCCACGGAGAGGACAGACATGCCCATCGCGACCCCCGAGGCCTACCGGGAGATGCTGGACCGCGCCCGTGAGGGCGGCTACGCCTATCCGGCGATCAATTGCACGTCGAGCGAGACGATCAATGCGGCGATCAAGGGTTTCGCCGATGCGGGTAGTGACGGGATCATTCAGTTCTCCACCGGGGGTGCCGAGTTCGGTTCCGGTTTGGGGGTCAAGGACATGGTCACGGGTGCGGTCGCGTTGGCGGAGTTCGCGCATGTGGTTGCGGCGCGGTACGACGTGACGGTCGCGCTGCACACCGATCATTGCCCGAAGGACAA from Tsukamurella paurometabola includes the following:
- the pyk gene encoding pyruvate kinase, which translates into the protein MTRRTKIVCTLGPAVGTDEKVLALVEEGMDVARLNFSHGEHADHAVNYNRVRAASDRTGRAVGILADLQGPKIRLGRFAGDGRTVWETGETVRITVEDVVGTHDRVSTTYKELAQDARPGDRLLVDDGKVGLKVVSVDGNDVVCEVTEGGPVSNNKGVSLPGMNVSVPALSEKDIEDLEFALGLGVDFIALSFVRSPADIERVHAVMDRVGRRIPVIAKLEKPEAIENLEAVILAFDAVMVARGDLGVELPLEEVPLVQKRAIQIARENAKPVIVATQMLESMIENSRPTRAEASDVANAVLDGADAVMLSGEVSVGKYPIETVRTMGKIVQAVENVDDGAPSIPPLNHVPRTRPGVLSYAARDIGERLNAKALVAFTQSGDTVRRLARLHTRLPLLAFTPLPEVRSQLALSWGTETFLVDGADSTDAMIRQVDHSLEGIGDYSRGDQVVIVAGAPPGTVGSTNLVHVHRIGEDDH